A stretch of DNA from Plodia interpunctella isolate USDA-ARS_2022_Savannah chromosome 11, ilPloInte3.2, whole genome shotgun sequence:
GGTCACTGCAGtctatggacgcctgcaacacgCAGAAGTGTCAAACTGTAATATAAGCAGTGTCACGCGCCTTGCCTGCTTTATGGCCAAGTTTTTGCCCGTTAAACAGAAACAACAATGCAAGAATTGCTGTTTAGCGGCCTATGAAGAATATACAAGCCCCTGTGTGGGTCTAGTGTCTCTCTAAACGACTGTTTTTGATTTAGGATATCGCGCGGCTTTTTCAGACAGAAGGATTGTCATCAAAGATCCATATCTCTATTTCCACTTAGACTTTGGTGATGGTCTTCATTTTTCTGCTTCTCAGACACCTGGTGACAAatgaattacaattattaaatgcGCTTACAACCGTAATACTGACAGACTGGtaagtatacaaaatacatatatacatattgtattaCTGAAAGAGTTTTATTTACTAGAAGATTTCGCGAGTTTATGTaagagtaaataattaatatctaaacaaagaaataattcaTATCTAAACAatcattgtaaaaataaaaaaatgaaacatacattttcaattatatacaACTGTAAGTAATTCCTCTGTTTCTCCATGAGATTTGTTCAGTACGGCTTCTCGGAAGATTGTCTTAGTCACACTAAAAGTAACACAAACTAATTTCTCAATGGTTTAAGCGATGACTACTTAATTGAAATACAATAGCTAGCAAAGTACTAGATAGGTACCCGTTCCGTTTAGAGTAccagttaatatttttcaggtgCGATTCcaggaataattaaaatgtgttcCTCCTCACCTAAGTAATAGTACCTACCTTATATGATTTAGTAGCACGTTACCTACTATCGACTTTCGTccccattaaaatatttcagtattacatatttttgggTGGGACGGTATTTgattaaatcaattaaagtCAAAAGTTGGACAAATGTGAGTATTATTGTTGGATAATAGACTATAAATTACCTGAGAAACCCTCGGTATAGCATGAAGGCCCCGTACAAGCTGAGCACAATGGTGGCCGTCCACACCACTGCCAGCACTGAGGTGCTGCCCTCTGCGAACAATTGGACTACGTAAGAAATACGTGGGAATTCGAATTCTTGCATAGCACTTCTTGGTTCTTGGGAGCACGAAAATATTTCCGTGGcgttaataactttatttccgGCTACAcattatcgccgaactcagactaACGCCGATGTGAATGAatgtacattgcgtagtttttataagtgcttttatttactgcaatgaaaaaccagaaatctatgccgaatccgccaaagtttgaaGAACTGTTCAGCTACAGTTGCAATAGCCGGTCCATAATCCCGTGTCCTGTTCAGTCCTGTATTGCAGTGGTGGATTAAGACAATTGCTGCTAATAGGCAATTCAAATTTTGCCGCCCCTTGCTGCCATCTCGGAAAGGCACGAAAGGTCATGTCATAACTActaatatcatttaaattttcccgCCTTTTAAAATCTGCCGTCCTAGATTCCAGTCTAATGTTAAAGCTGCCACTTTGGCCAAAAAAGTGTATCGACCGCTAAAATAAAGGATATAAGCAGGTGGTACAGACCCACGTAGCCGTCGTGGTAGACATCTTTGCCGAGCCAGGCGCGGCGCGGCTTCTCCCCGCGCTCCGCCGCCAGCAGCTCCGGGATCTCGTCCGCCGAGCCCGTGCAGTTCGCCCACTCGATCGTCACGAATCTGTCGTAACGATACAACGATCATTTACAAAGTCTTAGTCATCATCCAACTATAATCCCACTTTAATTGGGGTTGGTATTGTATGTCAGTCTCCTGTAGTTTCCCGATCAATTTAGCTTAGTCATCAGGAGATGGATGTGGCAAAAAAGAAAGGCCCATAACGCACGCAGGACTGGTGCGGCTTAGACAAGCAACCATTTTTGGGGAAAGTTATagttgtacctacctactatttagtatttaatacctatatatgtatacacatATAAAGGTATATTTCTGTAGCCAAGCGAAAGTAGCACAACTAATTATTTCTCCCTacttgtaggtaggtatacatatatatatttaaaaacataatgccggctacacactattaTTGAAGTGAGTACCTCcttctctctttcatcttcgcgtgttatGTTCACAGCTATCACAAAGCCTTAGCTTGCGTAAAAAATTGACCATTAAattttggctatgattttataatcggccgcctgtctgacgttTACCATCTTTAAGGCTATGTATCTAGTCGCTTCGTATGATATCCTCGGGATGATATGGAGTAGTTCTACCGTAGGGCCACACAGAAATGTGAGTCGTCACCTGTTAGGAGTCCGGCAGGCGCGTCTGGCGGGCAACAACAGCTGCCGGGAGCGCGAGCGAGCGCCCCCGCGGCAGGGGCCCCACGCGCCCCACGGACCCGGGGCCGCGCCCAGCGCCTCGCAATCACACTCCACCTCACATACTTCCTCCTGTATATGGCGAAAGTGTTGGTTTGGTTGTCACGAGACTAGCTACAGTATGTCTTTTAAGAGGTCCTTGTTGTTTTTGTACTctttaatactataaatgtatgtattacaATAAAGAACTTAGtcaaaaatgtagaaaaaaaaatgatttgatacAAGTAGTACCTATACTGAGGGCGATAGCGTATCGCTAGGATTCTAAATAAGCATCGGGACTTGGTTTGCCTTCAACAACGCACTGTAAATtgtgagataaaataattccaaCCTGGAAATGCAGCGGAGGGGCTATTATCCTGCCAGGGAGGGCGACAGCGCAGCGCCAGGGCTCCAGATAGGCCTCCGAGGCGGGCTCGTCCCCAACGCTCGTCAGTTCGCAGCGAGCGTGGGAGATCTTCACGCCCCAACCGCACGCGCCGTCGGCTTCTTCGCGGGATGCCGTCTGTGAAGGGCCAATACGAGTGACGATAAAATGAAACGTTTTGTTAGAATATGGCTCCTAGGTCGTGCTTTAAGTTTCGGACGACATTACCAGTGTAATATAATGTCACACAGGTTTTCACAGGAACCTCGATCGCTCCGCTATTTATTTACCGTTTCAGCATCGGATAATGGGATCAAAACTGATCCCGGAACCCAAGTGGCCTTTGTAAAtacaagtttaaattaaaaggtccaaaaaaacattataccGCTAGTGTTACGGTTGTAATCCCATTTTTACTAAAAACCTACTGATATTGGCTGTGTACTGTTTTGTGGATAATTATATCACACGCAATCAActagaatttaaatattgctatattatataaatataaatggctAGTGACTGCTAATTGTAACGTTTGACGATTGTTAATCGTCAATGTTAAGAATGTTAATCGTCAATGTTAAGAATGGTAATCATCTATGTTAAGAATGTTAATCGTCAATGTTAAGAATGTTAATCGTCAATGTTAAGAATGTTAATCGTCAATGTTAAGAATGTTAATCATCAATGTTAAGAATGTTAATCGTAAATGTTAAGACCAACCTGGACATGGCAGCCCAGGCTGGGCCGCGCCACGAGCCGCAGACACGGCGCGCGCGGGCACGGAGCGCGCTGCTCGCTCGGCGGGCACGCTCGGCCCGGCCACACCGCCGCTGTCAGGTGTTGTCTAGGAAAGTATTGTATTTAAGATTCTTATTAAGTTATTTCATACTAACTGCGCCGCGGGACTTCGCACTCGTGgcgaatttcgggataaaaagccttTACCTTATGTTATtcggttatattctaccagatgtcatataacaatccgtccagtagatctcgcgtgaaagagtaacaaacatacacacatatatatccTCAAAAAGTAGGAAGGATTACTTGTTATTGCTTCTTTTGTCCtttgtgttttgtattattaataataataaataaataataaatatattaggacaaattacacagattgagctagacccaaagtaagttctagacttgtgttatgagatactaactcaacgatacgatatttataacttatataAGCAATAATACAGTCCATAAGAAAGCTCATCATCACTAGAGGAGACAGAAGCTTTATCTCTTCCATATCTGAACTCAGACATCATGACACAATGAATTATAATTACCTAGTTCGTCTCATGTGCCTCGCTGAAGACGCGTCGCCGCAAGAACAAGCAGAAGTGTCCCAGGGGCTCCACTCTCCCAGCTCACAGTCCACGCCACAAGGCACATAGCACCAGGACTCGCTCGGTTCCATTGCACTTGCGTTCTGTGAACATCAGTCATCATCTTATGAGatcttagaaataaattaataattatcacGCGTCTGAAGAATGTAAcgagtttcttttatttttgattttccaGTCTCCAGCTAGCTTAAATCTTTTCTGCTCTgattaataagtttaaattcataataaaggGAACTTTATACGCATAGATATTGATATAACTACGATGAGTTTCCAAAGAAACCTGACATAAAGATCACCACGGACTTCACACTCAacgtttaaaattacaatctgGATAGTTACGGGACAGAATGAATTGTTGACAAAAACGCCATCGCTTCGAAGACACCGGACAGCTCTCTTCTTAATACCTTCACCACAAGGAGATCCTcctgaaaaataatcttaattgCAACAAACGACTATGGTGACAACATGCTTCATACAGTTTAATATGGCTCCATATTAACGTAACCAGGAGTGGTTCCTGAAAATGACATCAGCAATCGACGGAAAATGGTTAGAATTAGCTGATGTGCCGTTCCAAAATTACCATTTACATTACAACGTTCCTCAGACCGTCCCATTCTTGAGAAAActttcttaaaaatttaagaattttgTTTCTTCAAAACTGGGAATATTTCTATGAAAGTAGGGAACTTCCTGGGAATATCATATTACTTTTGACACGACGGTTTGGTTATGGTGAAAgtgtattgttttaataacgtTGCCTTATGGTGACTTACCTAGAGGCTGGCAGTCGTCCCAAGGTGAGATATGCCAGGAGTACTCGTGCGGGGAGCAGGGTTCAGCCGCCACGAGGTGACCGCAAGCTGCGCCACCATCTGACGCTGGCCGAAGTACCACCCGAGTGCGGTCTCGACGTCCACCCCACTTCGTCTGCAGATAGTAAAGTTATCAGTGTTAGTGAGTGAAAATTCAAGGACTACTTATTCCATATCTGCATATTAAAGGAGatataataagttaaatttGGTAACAATACTATTACCAAAGAGATTACGTAAGGCAGGCGGCGGGTTAAAAAATCGTatccgaatcttcaaaatgtttgtttattttttacactgatcCCGCGCTTGACCGTGTCACAGCTTGAATAGATAACAATATACagaacaaataaaacagaGAAGACGtatagatgagagagagagagtaaaaaaaatcaagaataGACTCGATTCCGTGCTGTATAGTCTGGGAATGAAAAAGTTAATCAAGTGAATGCGGCTGTAATTTGGATATTCTTGGTACAGACAAAATGCTAGGCACTGTTTAATCTCAAATTACGGAATAGACACGTAACTATTCCGTACATAGGAGTAGACTCTATGTACGGAATAGAcacgtaatattatatttgtacattttaattacacaCATTTGTATATGGACAAAGTTGCGAAAGAcgagaaattaaataaatgattatattcTTGACTTAAATCGATGGTCCGTGAGCTGGCAAACTTCTAGTCTTCTAATCAGCTATATCTGTTCTTTCTTCTCCTATCTTATAGTTTGGAGTCAGTTCTTGTTTGCAGGGTAGGTACAGGGTACGTGGTCAAGTGTTATCCCGAGTGTATGTCCTATATTTCACTGGAGAAAACACCTGTCCAGCAACCTGTCCACTCATTGCTTCTTTTGTCATCTTCTCCTTCTCTTTGCTTTCCTTCATCTCCACCCTACGCTATAAGAAGAACACATAGTTGTGAAAACGAAAATACtaatggaaaaaaattaaagtgacTAAATAGGAGCCCACCTCATCAAGGTTTTCGCAACGTTTTCGCAGAATAGTCTTATCATCCGCGAGGCGActatggtaaataaaattataattgatgtttgtttatttgattaatgatgattgataaataaaatctggtAAAGACAAagatgtacataatatttgcaAAAGCATGGGTTTACAGTAAAGTTACTAAGATAGGGCAAGGTATATAAAGTCTTGACAGTAGATAGGCAACAAAAGCAATCCCCAATCAGGTAGATGGAGCAATCGTAAAATCGCAgggaaatctaaaaaaaaaaagatttatttttagacagaCCTGGTCTTTGGGGCGTCACCGCCGTGTATGCTACCAGACGAGATGAGACAGAGACAGTTTTAGCAGGTACCTGTTCGCACGGGCTCCAGTCGGACCAGGCGCTGAGCACGCAGTCGCCGGGGCAGGGCGCGCGGCAGCTGGTCTCGCGCGCCGGCGCCGGGCCCGCTCCGCTCGCCTCGCAGTTCGCGTCGTCCAGCCAGTTGCCGTCTGCGTCCACGCATCTAGGGAGTTGCGATCTTTGACACAACTTATCTAGCCGCTGATCGTTTCAGATTTATGGAAGTCACTTCTTCTCGAGTCGAGATGGCTATTCAGATGGTGTTGGACTGGTATGTGGCCACGCTGATCGCTATGTCGTTGGTCTCGTTCAAGTTAATGGAAGTCACTGAGCCTATCTCTCatcaagtttaaaaaaaagtaacataggtGCCTATGTAGCTACTACTAAAGTCTAATTATAACTTTACAAAGTCATTAATGCAATTAGGTACATCAATTTTAGTAAAGTAAGAACATCGAGATTCGATATGCAGCTGACAGTGTCGAATTAAGGCAAGCTCCGAGCCCGTTGTGTGGACACTGTTATCGCCTTTGGTATTAAAGTTAATCCGACaaactaaaatgtataatgtaataactAGCCTTCATGTTAATTCTCAGAAACGAGCCAACTTTCTaggaattatttatatgaaagaaCGTTTCCGGCAACGGCAATAGTAGCCACAACACTCacacacaaaattttattacaaaaaaaacatatttaaattgtttggctaaattattttttatttagccaaacaatttaaatatgcttttgttgtttttttttattatttatataccattTCGGCTGAAtaactttcaaaatttcattatgaAATGCAATGTGAGGCACTCACGCGACGGTCCTGTTGACGAGCGCGCGGCCGCACagcgcgcggcgcggcgcgcaCACGCTCCACTCGCCCACGGCCCAGCGCGGCGCCGCCACCTCGCACGTCGCGCGCTGGAGCGTAGCGCCACATTCTCGACCGCCGCCCGACCCTTCTTCTATCACCTCTCTGCTAGTGTAATGTGGGTTTAGATTGTGACGTGGAGAGAGTTATTGcgttttttattgaattcaatACATGTATAGTTTGATACTCGTATTGGTAAACGGAGATCCGTTTTCTATTAGGttgaaatataacaatagGTACGTATGTCCTCTTGGACAGGCAGTTTTAGACCAGTCAAACTACACAATCGATCTAGAGGTAACAAAGAGCCTCAAACtacaaattacattatgtTCCGGACTTGCGTACACATACAGTCAGGATATTCACATATTTTCATCATTCGTTTTTTTCTTTGCCTTTAACAAGAATAAAACGTGAATCTGTAAACGTGTAGCAAACGCGTCACCTAGTGCGGAAGCGGAAGGCAGCGCGGGAGCCGGGCTCGGGCGCGCAGGGCCCCCACTCGCCCCAGGGCCCGGCCGCGCAGTCGCGCGCGCACCGCACGCTGCACGCGCCGCGCAGCAAGCTCTGGAACTCAGTGTCGTACTTGTACCCGTCTGTTGACGCCTCGCGCACGCGGTTTGGACCTGAAATTAGAAACAAAGTCTTGAAATGTGCGCCGTCTGTCGATATATTTTACAGTATTAGTTTAACTTTTGAAAATCAAAGCTATCTGTCGATTTTACAGTTTCTATTGCCTTTTTTACGGGATGAAAGGTTCATGAAATCCTTCTATGCACACTTTACTATGAGACgcatgtaaaatttcaagaatattggttgaagattttattctattttgcCTTTTACGTTTTAAGTGTATTCTCTTTGTAAAGATTGatgtacaatcaacagcacattaacttacgcaaattcattgcaaactcgcctctattaccgcgccatagaggttcatgctgggtaacttaatgtgctgttgactgtacgagaTGTTAGTCGATTATGTTATATGTTCTTACCAGTTAGAGgatgatattttttgcaaactTCCATGGGCACATCTCGACCGCCGACCATGCAGCGGGCCGCTCGCAACGATCTGCCTTCTCCACATTCAAGTCTACAAAATTATGCATGTCTTAATTTCATGTAACTACTTACTGTTGTCTTAGTGCAAGTTTACTTTTCGCAGTGAGATACAGCCAACCCATGTAGCATTGTGATTGTGATAATAACACCGCAACGTGATTGGTAGGCATCTAACAgcatctaaataataattttgtagacTGCGCCTCATTGCCAAAAAGTTTAGTcgacataaatttaattaataactcgAACTACGCATCCAGAATTAGAGAACGTTGAAATGTACAATTTATAGATTGACCAATTTGGTGAGACCAGAAATAGATAAGGATGAAGAAAAACAAGTAAGACTTACCCAGGTGGAAGTATACAATCGGAGTCAGCGGGGAGAAGTTCCAAAGATACATTTTTGCAAATGCAAATTGGTATGTCTGGATGTGATGCATCTAAGTATCTGTAACAATGttggtatattatttttgtatttaagaaTCAAGTTATACAGCGTGGGCTGGGCAAGTACTGGGCGCATAACATAGAAATGATACgacgaaaatataattacgaaTCAATGTGGTAATaaacagatatttattttaaagactgTCTGtcttttaaatacatttctgTTTAGCTTCCAACAACAAACAGTATTAGTTCATTTCACTGGACTTAGAAACTAAAGTCACAATCAAGGAGCCAGAATAACTACAACACACATGCACACAACATATTTGAGCGGATCCGCGCAGATGACATCACACAGTCGAAGGAGGCGAGGCGGTCGCATGCACCTCGCACGCGGTTACATGCTATTCTAAGTTACCTATATTCTACCatcaaattaatcaaatatttgcatgaagagtaacaaataacaTACTTGAGCGGGTCCGCGCAGATGACATCGCAGCCGAAGGAGACGCGGCGGTCGCAGGGCACGGCGCACGCGGCCACGCTCTGCGGCACGCGCTGCCCGCTGCACGACCCCGCCTCCACTCGGTGCGACTCCGACCCACACCATACACCTAGAATGTTTGTACATTATATCTTGTACCTACCGGAGAAAGACACAATAGTGTATGCTAAGGCCCGATACGTAGCTGATGGCGTTCAGCACCCCACTTGGATTTAACCCGACGATATAAAAGGTATTTGGATATAACTAAAGATAAGACATGCCCATATGACGTTTGTATCCAACGAAGTTCACATATATACTGCCCGAATCACAGAAGAACGTCATAAAGTGACTATTGCCACTTCACGTAGAATCACAGAGAAACCTGAACTAAGTAACACCTGTGTTCTCTTATTGGCCACTTGACTCATATTAGAAATAAGAACGATCAATGTAACAAAGGAACACGACCGCACCACACGGTGTCACAGATAAGAGTGAGTCCATAATAACACTCGTTTTATAGTCGACTCACAGTGGGGTGATAACAGGTGACATTTACGATTTACTTTGCCTAGGTACTAAAAAGGTACTCGACCTTTTTGTAATACCAGCTGTTTTACCAAAATACGAAGAGACAATAAAGTTAACGCTCCATGTGTATCATCATAACTTGAATAaagttattcttttttaaatactcaCTTCGCACTCTATAGCCAATCCCGCA
This window harbors:
- the LOC128673701 gene encoding thrombospondin type-1 domain-containing protein 7A-like: MARLVWLALALVVRAAADEAADPDGLLEKAPDAVDSEYSIFVGRWTECALSEKDFALERYNRQKNPDSLVHTPRLGLQRRQVQCRKKDGRFVEAMFCGPTLERVGTTRVCVMKDDCSLGEWLPWRPRQDGALVRTRRLRRLPQGGGKECDVVEEIRPAALEASAHWTPGPWGPCRVAIEQPVTPPTSDDSDDDADDNDAIYDDDDDEADDEEKQTSQASCGGGVQRREATCVKSDGRALHVAQCAHAPLPTLVQPCEVPCPRDCEVGEWSEWGACQPTDGCPLYPVQQLTTTGYSVRRRRVISAASGGGAPCPPLEEKRTCSSPRCASWKALPWGPCVLNQPHTTCGPGKRTRELRCVGHDGKEAQRAWCSGTGAPARTERCRIACAGDCVVSSWGLWSPCSAACASASHPPPTRSRRRHILAHAAPDGWPCPSEDQLVQNETCNNHACATYSWLATPWGPCERRREDYIANTNYTDLLDGDPYNVSDEEEPCVEEGEMVRDVMCVQDNADVVREALCAPLRRPASRRACTVRCLRGCRVEAWGPWSPCPNSCEPGKQVRVRIVHGGPNCGPRQEARECPVARTCKPWEASWVTGDWTACRLPPEQHCGIGYRVRSVWCGSESHRVEAGSCSGQRVPQSVAACAVPCDRRVSFGCDVICADPLKYLDASHPDIPICICKNVSLELLPADSDCILPPGLECGEGRSLRAARCMVGGRDVPMEVCKKYHPLTGPNRVREASTDGYKYDTEFQSLLRGACSVRCARDCAAGPWGEWGPCAPEPGSRAAFRFRTREVIEEGSGGGRECGATLQRATCEVAAPRWAVGEWSVCAPRRALCGRALVNRTVACVDADGNWLDDANCEASGAGPAPARETSCRAPCPGDCVLSAWSDWSPCEQTKWGGRRDRTRVVLRPASDGGAACGHLVAAEPCSPHEYSWHISPWDDCQPLGGSPCGEGIKKRAVRCLRSDGVFVNNSFCPNASAMEPSESWCYVPCGVDCELGEWSPWDTSACSCGDASSARHMRRTRQHLTAAVWPGRACPPSEQRAPCPRAPCLRLVARPSLGCHVQTASREEADGACGWGVKISHARCELTSVGDEPASEAYLEPWRCAVALPGRIIAPPLHFQEEVCEVECDCEALGAAPGPWGAWGPCRGGARSRSRQLLLPARRACRTPNRFVTIEWANCTGSADEIPELLAAERGEKPRRAWLGKDVYHDGYVEGSTSVLAVVWTATIVLSLYGAFMLYRGFLRCLRSRKMKTITKV